The following proteins are co-located in the Bradyrhizobium sp. AZCC 2176 genome:
- a CDS encoding hydantoinase B/oxoprolinase family protein has translation MNESSGASLIDLQIMWHRLIAVVEEQAQVLLRTAFSPIVRECGDLSAGVFDLKGRMLAQAVTGTPGHVNSMAESVKHFIAHFPIETTKPGDAYITNDPWMGTGHLNDFVVTTPCFKDGKVVALFSCTSHLMDIGGIGFGPDATDVFMEGLYIPMLKLIDQGAVNETLMAMIRSNTRLPIDTEGDTYSLAGCNDVGCQRLVEMMREFEISSLDALGDFICDRSREAVLAEIAKLPKGVWRNNMVVDGYDAPVTLAATLTISEEGIHVDFDGTSGASKFGINVPLSYTTAYTVFGLGCVVASQIPNNAGSLSLLTVAAPEGSILNAPKPAPVASRHVIGQMLPDVVFGCLRQIIPERVPAEGTSCLWNLNVRGQTRSGAGGNYGFSMAVTSNGGTGARFAKDGLSATAYPSGVRGTPVEIAETQTPLIFWRKELRPDSGGAGRTRGGLGQIIEVGSGVDAPFDILAAFDRIDHPPRGRDGGCDGEAGYLGLKSGQKLRGKGFQTVPPDDRLVVMTPGGAGIGDPGERAPESVRDDIESGLVSNENAVAVYGFAG, from the coding sequence ATGAATGAGTCTAGCGGCGCGAGCCTGATCGATCTGCAGATCATGTGGCACCGGCTGATCGCCGTGGTCGAAGAGCAGGCGCAGGTCCTGCTGCGTACGGCGTTCAGCCCGATCGTGCGCGAATGTGGCGACCTCTCGGCCGGTGTGTTCGACCTCAAGGGGCGTATGTTGGCGCAGGCGGTGACGGGTACGCCGGGCCACGTCAATTCCATGGCCGAATCGGTCAAGCATTTCATCGCGCATTTCCCGATCGAGACGACGAAGCCGGGCGACGCCTACATCACCAACGATCCCTGGATGGGGACCGGCCATCTCAACGATTTCGTCGTCACCACGCCCTGCTTCAAGGACGGCAAGGTGGTCGCGCTGTTTTCCTGCACCAGCCATTTGATGGATATCGGCGGTATCGGTTTCGGGCCTGACGCCACCGACGTCTTCATGGAGGGGCTCTACATCCCGATGCTGAAGCTGATCGATCAGGGCGCCGTCAATGAAACATTGATGGCGATGATCCGCAGCAACACGCGTCTGCCGATCGACACCGAGGGCGACACCTATTCGTTGGCCGGCTGCAACGATGTCGGCTGCCAGCGCCTTGTCGAGATGATGCGCGAATTCGAGATCTCTTCGCTCGATGCGCTCGGCGATTTCATCTGTGACCGCTCGCGGGAAGCGGTGCTCGCCGAGATCGCCAAGCTGCCGAAGGGCGTCTGGCGCAACAACATGGTCGTCGATGGCTATGATGCACCGGTCACGCTCGCCGCGACACTGACGATCTCGGAAGAGGGCATTCACGTCGACTTCGACGGTACCTCGGGCGCCTCGAAGTTCGGCATCAATGTGCCGCTTTCCTACACCACTGCTTACACCGTGTTCGGCCTCGGCTGTGTGGTGGCCTCGCAGATCCCGAACAATGCGGGGTCGCTCTCGCTTCTGACTGTCGCGGCACCCGAGGGCTCGATCCTTAATGCACCGAAACCGGCGCCGGTGGCGTCGCGTCATGTCATCGGCCAGATGCTGCCCGACGTGGTGTTCGGCTGCCTCCGTCAGATCATTCCCGAGCGGGTGCCGGCCGAAGGCACGTCCTGCCTGTGGAATCTCAATGTACGCGGACAGACGCGCAGCGGCGCCGGCGGCAATTACGGATTCTCGATGGCAGTGACGAGCAACGGCGGTACCGGCGCGCGCTTTGCCAAGGATGGATTATCGGCCACGGCCTATCCCAGCGGTGTACGCGGCACGCCGGTCGAGATCGCGGAGACGCAGACGCCGTTGATCTTCTGGCGGAAGGAGCTGCGTCCGGATTCGGGTGGCGCCGGCCGCACGCGCGGAGGTCTCGGCCAGATCATCGAAGTCGGCAGCGGCGTCGATGCTCCGTTCGACATTCTGGCAGCCTTCGACCGTATAGATCATCCGCCCCGCGGCCGTGATGGCGGCTGTGACGGCGAAGCCGGCTATCTCGGACTTAAGTCGGGGCAGAAGCTGCGCGGCAAGGGCTTTCAGACCGTGCCGCCGGACGATCGGCTGGTGGTGATGACGCCAGGCGGCGCCGGGATCGGCGACCCCGGGGAGCGCGCGCCGGAAAGCGTGCGCGATGACATCGAAAGCGGCCTGGTGTCGAACGAGAATGCGGTTGCGGTTTACGGTTTCGCGGGCTGA
- a CDS encoding TRAP transporter substrate-binding protein — MITRRTFTAGAATMLAAGHLSTRAMAATASWDLSTVWPDGNFHTHNAMAFADAVKKQTDGGVNITVKAGGQLGFKGPEHLRAVRDGLVPLADVLNIQQVGDEPFMGVESIPFLAVSMDELKILHKYVRPEYDKIAARNNQKILYIVPWPTQYLHLKVKVAGVDGLKNIKIRVPDKNAVDMLNAVGMAPVMIPWGETIPALASGAVAGVSTSAVSGVDGKFWEFMKYIYPTNHVWSSQMLTVNLDSWKALSADQQKLVADIAAKMEPDFWANSLKADVDSLNRLKDGGMEVVSVSDAMMTDIRARTAPLLEAFLKRVPAADKPVRAYLAEIKR, encoded by the coding sequence ATGATTACGCGACGGACTTTCACAGCGGGAGCAGCGACGATGCTCGCCGCCGGCCATCTCTCGACGCGCGCCATGGCGGCAACGGCGAGCTGGGACTTGTCGACGGTGTGGCCCGACGGCAATTTCCACACCCACAACGCCATGGCTTTCGCCGATGCGGTCAAGAAGCAGACCGATGGCGGCGTCAACATCACGGTGAAGGCCGGCGGCCAGCTCGGCTTCAAGGGCCCTGAGCATCTGCGCGCCGTGCGCGATGGTCTGGTTCCACTCGCCGACGTGCTCAACATCCAGCAGGTTGGCGACGAGCCCTTCATGGGCGTCGAAAGCATTCCGTTTCTCGCCGTCTCCATGGACGAGCTGAAGATCCTGCACAAATATGTGCGGCCCGAATACGACAAAATCGCCGCGCGCAACAACCAGAAGATTCTCTATATCGTGCCATGGCCGACGCAATATCTTCACCTCAAGGTGAAAGTGGCGGGCGTCGATGGGCTGAAGAACATCAAGATCCGCGTGCCCGACAAAAACGCCGTCGACATGCTGAACGCGGTCGGCATGGCGCCGGTCATGATTCCCTGGGGCGAGACGATACCGGCGCTGGCGTCCGGCGCGGTCGCCGGGGTTTCGACCTCGGCGGTGTCCGGTGTCGACGGCAAGTTCTGGGAGTTCATGAAGTACATCTATCCGACCAACCATGTCTGGTCGTCGCAGATGCTGACCGTCAATCTCGATTCCTGGAAGGCGTTGAGCGCGGATCAGCAGAAGCTGGTCGCCGACATCGCCGCGAAGATGGAGCCGGATTTTTGGGCGAATTCGCTCAAGGCCGACGTCGATAGCCTCAATCGCCTCAAGGACGGCGGCATGGAGGTGGTGTCGGTATCGGATGCGATGATGACGGATATCCGCGCCCGGACCGCGCCGCTGCTCGAGGCGTTCCTCAAGCGTGTGCCGGCTGCGGACAAGCCGGTGCGGGCCTATCTCGCTGAAATCAAGCGGTAG
- a CDS encoding TRAP transporter small permease subunit produces MVSVLPAPPESLNAAAPVPLRILLDAIDRLGRLDGWIGGGCLLTLTLLMLAEVATRLLSNLLPLFPPSISIAWEYSSYLMAASFTFGAAMTLRVGGHIRVVLLLKNVPAPVRRALEMLSAFAGFVFMAFLTWAMAKFAWGSFTRGQLSTASDTPLWFPQAVVTFGMLLLTLQFLARAIQAALGLPLEDHRMKASPVE; encoded by the coding sequence GTGGTGAGCGTCCTGCCTGCTCCCCCGGAAAGCCTCAACGCAGCGGCGCCGGTGCCGTTGCGCATCCTGCTCGACGCGATCGACCGGCTAGGCCGGCTCGACGGCTGGATCGGCGGCGGCTGCCTGCTGACACTGACGCTGTTGATGCTTGCCGAGGTCGCGACGCGTTTGCTGTCGAACCTCCTGCCGCTCTTTCCTCCGAGCATCTCGATCGCCTGGGAGTATTCCTCCTATCTGATGGCAGCCTCGTTCACCTTCGGCGCTGCCATGACGCTGCGTGTCGGCGGCCATATCCGTGTCGTGCTGCTGCTGAAGAATGTACCGGCGCCGGTCCGGCGTGCGCTTGAGATGCTCTCGGCGTTCGCCGGCTTCGTCTTCATGGCGTTCCTGACCTGGGCGATGGCCAAGTTCGCCTGGGGATCCTTTACGCGCGGGCAGCTATCGACCGCAAGCGACACGCCGCTGTGGTTTCCGCAAGCCGTCGTCACCTTCGGGATGCTGCTGCTGACGCTGCAATTCCTGGCGCGCGCCATTCAGGCGGCGCTCGGGCTGCCGCTCGAAGATCATCGCATGAAGGCGTCGCCCGTGGAATGA
- a CDS encoding TRAP transporter large permease gives MTIEVISLFVILFALLAGGLWIGLTLAFTATLLLAMFRSIPLDKLLPQYAWNILTTQELLALPLFILMGELLFRTRLSRSLFQGLAPWAGLLPGRLLHVNVIGCTIFAAISGSSAATTQVIGRMSLNELLRRGYSRDIAIGSLAGAGTLGFLIPPSNIMIIYGVLGDVSILKLFTAGVLPGLLLAGTFMAWVMLHTTLNRTLVPEAEAKLALVPWRERFAALKDLAPALFLIACVLGSMYGGLATPSEAAAVGVLGAALVAWGQGSLSQQVMRDVVIGSVITCSMIALIVLGASILGNAAAFLGIPQSVAAFVKGLGLSPFMLIVVLIGFYLVLGCFLDGFSMIVMTLPIVLPIVKAAGFDDIWFGVFLVLAVEMAQITPPVGFNLFVIQGLTDDGLGYIARVTLPYLTIMVGFVLLLTLFPSIVTILPRLLYG, from the coding sequence ATGACCATCGAAGTTATCAGCCTGTTCGTCATTCTGTTCGCACTGCTGGCGGGAGGCCTCTGGATCGGGCTGACCCTCGCGTTCACCGCGACCTTGCTGCTTGCGATGTTCCGGTCGATCCCGCTCGACAAGCTGCTTCCGCAATACGCCTGGAACATCCTGACCACGCAGGAGCTGTTGGCTCTGCCGCTGTTTATCCTGATGGGCGAGCTGTTGTTCCGCACCCGGTTATCGCGATCGCTGTTTCAGGGGCTGGCGCCGTGGGCCGGACTGCTGCCAGGACGTCTGCTGCACGTGAACGTGATCGGCTGCACGATCTTCGCGGCGATCTCGGGTTCGTCGGCGGCGACGACGCAAGTGATTGGCCGCATGTCGCTCAACGAACTGCTGCGCCGGGGTTATTCCAGGGATATCGCGATCGGCTCGCTCGCAGGCGCTGGCACACTCGGCTTTCTGATTCCGCCGTCGAACATCATGATCATCTATGGCGTGCTCGGCGACGTCTCGATCCTGAAGCTGTTCACTGCCGGAGTCCTGCCGGGCCTGTTGCTGGCGGGGACTTTCATGGCCTGGGTGATGCTGCACACCACCCTGAACCGCACGCTGGTGCCCGAGGCGGAGGCGAAGCTCGCGCTGGTCCCCTGGCGCGAGCGCTTCGCCGCCCTGAAGGACCTTGCACCGGCTTTATTTCTGATCGCATGCGTGCTCGGGTCGATGTATGGCGGCCTTGCGACGCCGTCGGAGGCGGCAGCGGTCGGCGTGCTCGGCGCGGCGCTGGTCGCCTGGGGCCAGGGATCGCTGTCGCAGCAGGTGATGCGCGATGTGGTGATCGGGTCGGTGATCACCTGCTCGATGATCGCACTGATCGTGCTCGGCGCTTCGATCCTCGGAAACGCCGCGGCGTTCCTCGGCATTCCGCAATCCGTAGCCGCGTTTGTGAAAGGCCTTGGCCTGTCGCCCTTCATGCTGATCGTCGTGCTGATCGGCTTCTACCTTGTCCTCGGTTGTTTCCTCGATGGCTTTTCGATGATCGTGATGACGCTACCGATCGTGCTGCCGATCGTGAAGGCCGCGGGCTTCGATGACATCTGGTTCGGAGTCTTCCTCGTGCTTGCCGTCGAGATGGCGCAGATCACGCCGCCGGTCGGCTTCAACCTGTTCGTTATCCAGGGCCTGACGGATGACGGGCTCGGCTATATCGCGCGCGTGACCTTACCTTACCTGACCATTATGGTCGGCTTCGTGCTGCTGCTGACCCTTTTTCCGAGCATCGTCACGATCCTGCCCAGACTTCTCTACGGATAG
- a CDS encoding LysR substrate-binding domain-containing protein produces the protein MARINSRQVEAFRAMMLTGSVTEAAKLMTVTQPAVSRLLRDFQALLKMELFERRGSGLVPTASATALYMEVERSFIGLERITTAAEEIRSRRTGTLRIAALPALSNGYLPRLAGGFLKDRPNLNLSFFGVISPIVIDWVLNHQCDIGFAEVPIAHSGLPCVRLPAPARVAILPAGHRLAAKAVLAPRDFEGETFVSLTAGSTGRHLIDQAFNRDDVRRVLRVETSLSEIMCGLVSSGLGVAICDPFTAQEFASRGVVARHFLPRIDFEFAAVFPPQRSPSPVALDLVEVMRQALDELNGLPVGQH, from the coding sequence ATGGCTCGGATCAATTCGCGGCAGGTCGAAGCCTTCCGCGCGATGATGCTGACAGGCAGCGTGACGGAGGCGGCAAAGCTGATGACTGTGACTCAGCCCGCCGTAAGCCGGCTGTTGCGGGATTTTCAGGCACTGTTGAAGATGGAGCTGTTCGAGAGACGCGGCAGCGGCCTTGTGCCGACGGCATCCGCAACAGCGCTCTACATGGAAGTCGAGCGGTCCTTCATCGGACTTGAACGCATCACCACGGCCGCCGAAGAAATCCGCAGCCGCCGGACCGGTACGCTGCGGATCGCAGCACTGCCGGCGCTGTCCAACGGCTATCTGCCGCGGCTGGCGGGTGGATTCCTGAAAGACCGACCGAACCTGAATCTGTCTTTTTTTGGCGTCATCTCGCCGATCGTGATCGACTGGGTTTTGAACCACCAGTGCGACATCGGTTTTGCCGAGGTGCCGATTGCCCATTCCGGCCTGCCCTGCGTCCGGCTGCCGGCGCCCGCGCGCGTTGCGATCTTGCCGGCCGGCCATCGATTGGCGGCCAAGGCTGTACTCGCGCCGCGCGATTTCGAGGGCGAGACTTTCGTGTCGCTGACGGCGGGATCGACCGGCCGTCATCTGATCGATCAGGCCTTCAACCGCGATGACGTTCGTCGCGTCCTGCGGGTCGAGACCAGCCTGTCGGAGATCATGTGCGGGCTGGTGTCGTCCGGGCTTGGGGTTGCAATCTGCGACCCCTTCACGGCGCAGGAGTTCGCGAGCCGAGGCGTCGTCGCGCGCCATTTCCTGCCGCGGATCGATTTCGAGTTCGCCGCCGTCTTTCCACCGCAGCGCAGTCCATCGCCTGTGGCCCTGGATTTGGTGGAGGTCATGCGGCAGGCGCTTGACGAACTGAATGGGCTGCCCGTCGGTCAACACTGA
- a CDS encoding ABC transporter substrate-binding protein, with translation MKHLFLVTAVSIATLASAPSAVFAQQKTLYVAGYGGSFEKTIRDEVIPAFEQANGVKIEYVAGNSTDTLAKLQAQKGNQQIDVAIVDDGPMYQAIQLGFCGKIDGLPADLYEAARFKDDRAVGIGLVATGLMYNTKIFAEKGWAPPTSWNDLKDPKYQKQLVIPPINNTYGLHALLMHARMNGGSEANVDAGFKIFKAEINPNVLAYEPSPGKMTELFQSGQAVLAVWGTGRVQSFANTGFPVDFVYPKEGAATLVTTACPIAKPNASPLASAFVKTLLEPKTQLVMLKDYGYGPVLKSVVVPPELGKMAPIGERAAKLYTPDWTIINDKREEWTKRWNREVER, from the coding sequence ATGAAGCATCTCTTCCTTGTGACAGCCGTCAGCATCGCGACGTTGGCCTCAGCCCCGTCGGCGGTTTTTGCGCAACAGAAGACGCTATACGTCGCGGGGTACGGCGGCTCCTTCGAGAAGACGATCCGCGACGAGGTGATCCCGGCCTTTGAGCAGGCCAACGGCGTCAAGATCGAATATGTCGCCGGAAATTCGACAGACACGCTTGCCAAGTTGCAGGCCCAGAAAGGTAACCAGCAGATCGACGTGGCTATCGTCGACGACGGCCCGATGTACCAGGCGATCCAGCTCGGCTTCTGCGGCAAGATCGATGGTCTGCCTGCCGATCTCTACGAGGCAGCGCGCTTCAAGGACGACCGCGCGGTTGGCATTGGTCTGGTGGCAACCGGTTTGATGTACAACACCAAAATCTTCGCGGAGAAGGGCTGGGCGCCGCCCACTTCCTGGAACGATCTCAAGGATCCGAAGTACCAGAAGCAACTGGTCATTCCGCCGATCAACAACACCTACGGCCTGCACGCGTTACTGATGCATGCCAGGATGAACGGTGGCAGCGAGGCCAACGTTGATGCAGGCTTCAAGATCTTCAAGGCCGAAATCAATCCCAATGTCCTGGCCTATGAGCCTTCGCCGGGCAAGATGACCGAGCTGTTCCAGTCCGGCCAGGCCGTGCTGGCGGTGTGGGGTACGGGCCGCGTCCAGAGCTTCGCCAATACCGGCTTTCCCGTCGACTTCGTTTATCCGAAGGAGGGTGCGGCTACGCTCGTGACGACCGCCTGTCCAATCGCCAAGCCCAACGCATCGCCGCTCGCCTCGGCATTCGTCAAGACACTGCTCGAGCCGAAAACACAGCTCGTGATGCTGAAGGACTACGGCTATGGCCCGGTGCTGAAGTCCGTCGTGGTGCCGCCGGAACTCGGCAAGATGGCTCCGATCGGCGAGCGCGCGGCGAAGCTTTATACGCCCGACTGGACCATCATCAACGACAAGCGCGAGGAATGGACCAAGCGGTGGAATCGGGAGGTCGAGCGCTGA
- a CDS encoding ABC transporter ATP-binding protein, whose protein sequence is MSFLELDRIGKQFGPQTVVDDFSLAVGKGEFVSFLGPSGCGKTTTLQMIAGFLDPSRGAIRLEGRDLTAVQPAKRGLGIVFQSYALFPHMTAAENVSFGLEMRRVPRAERAERVRATLAMVGLAGYEDRYPRRMSGGQQQRVALARALVIRPSVLLLDEPLSNLDAKLREDMQIELRQIQRNLGTTTILVTHDQIEAMSLSDRIVVMSQGRIEQIGTPQEIYERPASAFVSQFLGKTNDFAATVDETVAPARVAAGSWSAPAPIGSVGAVTVSVRPERIGFGDTGLAAKIVTRIFQGNHWLFQCETECGPATVIRQNDGKSQPAEGEAVRLTWLPEDMSLRRAGGAA, encoded by the coding sequence ATGTCCTTTCTCGAACTCGACCGTATCGGGAAACAGTTCGGCCCGCAGACTGTCGTCGATGATTTCAGTCTCGCGGTCGGCAAGGGGGAGTTCGTTTCCTTTCTCGGTCCGTCGGGCTGCGGAAAGACCACAACGCTGCAGATGATCGCGGGCTTCCTCGATCCCTCGCGCGGCGCGATCCGGCTCGAGGGGCGTGACCTGACGGCGGTGCAGCCGGCGAAGCGCGGGCTCGGTATCGTATTCCAGAGCTACGCGCTGTTTCCCCATATGACCGCGGCCGAGAACGTCTCCTTTGGCCTCGAGATGCGGCGTGTACCGCGGGCCGAGCGCGCCGAGCGCGTTCGCGCCACGCTGGCGATGGTCGGGCTCGCCGGTTATGAGGACCGTTATCCGCGGCGCATGTCCGGCGGCCAGCAGCAGCGCGTGGCGCTTGCCCGCGCGCTGGTGATCCGGCCGAGCGTGCTGCTGCTCGACGAGCCGCTGTCGAATCTCGATGCCAAGCTGCGCGAGGACATGCAGATCGAGCTGCGCCAGATCCAGCGCAATCTCGGCACCACCACGATCCTTGTCACCCATGACCAGATCGAGGCGATGTCGCTGTCCGACCGGATCGTGGTCATGAGCCAAGGCCGGATCGAGCAGATCGGCACGCCGCAGGAAATCTATGAGCGGCCGGCCTCGGCCTTCGTGTCCCAATTTCTCGGCAAGACCAACGATTTCGCCGCGACCGTCGACGAGACCGTCGCTCCGGCGCGGGTGGCCGCCGGCTCATGGAGCGCGCCCGCGCCTATAGGTTCCGTCGGTGCGGTGACGGTCAGCGTGCGGCCCGAGCGGATCGGCTTCGGTGACACCGGGCTGGCGGCGAAGATTGTCACCCGGATCTTCCAGGGCAATCACTGGCTGTTTCAGTGCGAGACTGAATGTGGCCCGGCGACCGTGATCCGTCAGAACGATGGCAAGTCGCAGCCCGCCGAGGGCGAAGCTGTTCGGCTCACCTGGCTGCCGGAAGACATGAGTCTGCGGCGCGCTGGAGGTGCTGCATGA
- a CDS encoding ABC transporter permease: protein MSAAVDTAPANAAPTADKHEARAAWALTAPALSLFVGVLVIPLAMTVMLSFHDWGQYKGIEPVFILKNWHEIATDPYYAEMFWRTFRIALLTTLITAAFGAPEAYILNRMSGRWKSFFLLVILGPLLISVVARTLGWALLFGGNNGLVNKLLMSLGLIGSPLPFMFTETGVVVALVHVMMPFMVLSVWAALQRVDPQIENAALSLGASPLTIIRRIVLPQIMPGVLSGAIIVFSLSASAFATPAIIGGRRLKVAATLAYDEFLNTLNWPLGAAVAVLLLVALVMIVVGSNALIERRYAEVFR from the coding sequence ATGAGCGCCGCCGTCGATACTGCACCGGCAAACGCTGCACCGACGGCTGACAAGCACGAGGCGCGCGCGGCGTGGGCGTTGACCGCACCCGCGCTGTCGCTGTTCGTCGGCGTGCTGGTGATCCCGCTCGCCATGACGGTGATGCTCTCGTTCCACGACTGGGGCCAGTACAAAGGCATCGAGCCGGTTTTCATCCTGAAGAACTGGCACGAGATCGCGACCGATCCGTACTATGCCGAGATGTTCTGGCGGACGTTCCGCATCGCGCTGCTGACGACGCTGATCACCGCCGCGTTCGGCGCGCCGGAGGCCTACATCCTCAACCGCATGAGCGGACGCTGGAAGAGCTTCTTCTTGCTCGTGATCCTCGGCCCATTGCTGATCTCCGTGGTGGCGCGCACGCTCGGCTGGGCGCTCCTGTTCGGCGGCAACAACGGCCTCGTCAACAAGCTGCTGATGTCGCTTGGGCTGATCGGCTCGCCGCTGCCCTTCATGTTCACCGAGACGGGCGTGGTCGTCGCGCTCGTACACGTAATGATGCCGTTCATGGTGCTGTCGGTCTGGGCTGCGCTGCAGCGCGTCGATCCGCAGATCGAGAACGCCGCCTTGTCGCTCGGCGCCAGCCCGCTCACGATCATCCGCCGCATCGTCCTGCCGCAGATCATGCCGGGCGTGCTGTCCGGCGCGATCATCGTGTTCTCGCTGTCCGCCAGCGCTTTTGCGACGCCCGCCATCATTGGCGGCCGCCGGCTCAAGGTCGCGGCGACGCTCGCCTATGACGAGTTTCTCAATACGCTGAACTGGCCGCTCGGCGCAGCGGTTGCGGTCTTGCTTCTGGTGGCCCTCGTGATGATCGTCGTCGGCAGCAACGCGCTGATCGAGCGACGCTATGCCGAGGTGTTCCGATGA
- a CDS encoding ABC transporter permease — translation MRTNGPLALIFHTIFVVFMLAPIVVVCLVAFTPEGYLLLPTTSFSLRWFRTIANYPEFVHAFWVSLGLGALSSIVALLFAVPAALAIARYSFRGRDALAALFLSPLMIPHVVLGIAFLRFFTAIGMGGSFAGLLVAHVVVVFPFALRLTLAAATGMDRSVEMAAISLGAGGWTLFRRVTLPLILPGVISGWALAFIQSFDDLTMTVFLAAPGTETLPVRMFLYIQDNIDPLVTSVSASVIAITMTALILLDRFYGLDRVLAGKSDSGR, via the coding sequence ATGAGGACGAATGGCCCGCTCGCGCTCATCTTCCACACGATTTTCGTCGTCTTCATGCTGGCGCCGATCGTGGTGGTCTGCCTCGTCGCGTTCACGCCCGAGGGGTACCTGTTGCTGCCGACCACCAGTTTCTCACTGCGCTGGTTCAGGACGATCGCGAACTATCCCGAGTTCGTCCATGCCTTCTGGGTGAGCCTCGGATTAGGTGCGCTGTCCTCGATCGTGGCGCTCCTGTTCGCGGTGCCGGCTGCGCTTGCCATCGCCCGTTACAGTTTTCGAGGCCGCGACGCCCTCGCAGCGCTGTTCCTCTCGCCGCTGATGATCCCGCATGTCGTGCTGGGGATCGCCTTCCTGCGCTTCTTCACGGCGATCGGCATGGGCGGCAGTTTCGCAGGGCTACTGGTCGCTCATGTGGTGGTGGTGTTCCCGTTCGCACTCCGGCTGACGCTGGCTGCGGCAACCGGCATGGACCGCTCGGTCGAGATGGCCGCGATATCGCTAGGCGCCGGCGGCTGGACGTTGTTTCGCCGGGTGACCTTGCCTCTGATCCTGCCGGGCGTCATCAGCGGCTGGGCGCTGGCCTTCATCCAGTCCTTCGACGATCTGACCATGACGGTCTTCCTGGCGGCGCCCGGCACCGAGACGCTGCCTGTTCGCATGTTCCTCTACATCCAGGACAACATCGATCCGCTGGTGACCTCCGTCTCAGCCAGCGTGATCGCAATCACCATGACCGCCCTGATCCTGCTCGATCGCTTCTACGGGCTCGACCGCGTGCTCGCCGGCAAGAGCGATTCAGGGCGCTAG
- a CDS encoding NAD(P)/FAD-dependent oxidoreductase translates to MSKEYDVAVVGGGLLGSAIAWGLGRLGKKVVVLDEGDIAKRASRANFALVWVQSKGLGMPAYTGWTMRASETWGKLAAELKDQTGLDVALQQNGGFHLTLGEHEFAQRTQLVTRMHNQVGAADYKMEMLSASEVRKMLPLIGPEVSGGSFCPLDGHVNSLRTFRAFHTGLKLFGIDYFPERPVSAIARSGGEFRLSTSHDEIRTGKVVLAAGNANQTLAPMVGLSAPMGPTRGQIVVTERTMPFLPHPLTTIRQTDEGTVMIGDSKEEQLDDRTLNHSVSAVMADRAQRMFPHLARLNVVRTWSGIRVMPQDGFPIYDQSESAPGAFVTCCHSGVTLASNHAFDIARMVATGALEPELVGAFSARRFDASHAATSSGYY, encoded by the coding sequence ATGTCAAAGGAATATGACGTCGCTGTCGTGGGCGGCGGCCTGCTCGGCTCCGCTATCGCCTGGGGTCTGGGCCGGCTCGGCAAGAAAGTCGTTGTTCTCGACGAGGGCGATATCGCCAAGCGCGCCTCGCGGGCAAATTTCGCGCTCGTCTGGGTGCAGAGCAAGGGCTTAGGCATGCCGGCCTACACCGGCTGGACAATGCGGGCGTCCGAAACCTGGGGCAAGCTCGCCGCCGAATTGAAAGATCAGACCGGGCTCGACGTCGCCCTGCAGCAGAATGGCGGCTTTCACCTGACCCTCGGCGAGCACGAGTTTGCGCAGCGCACCCAGCTTGTGACGCGCATGCACAATCAGGTGGGCGCGGCTGACTACAAAATGGAGATGCTGTCGGCGTCGGAGGTCAGGAAGATGCTGCCGCTGATCGGCCCCGAGGTTTCGGGTGGCAGTTTCTGTCCGCTGGACGGACATGTGAATTCGCTGCGCACCTTTCGCGCGTTCCACACCGGACTGAAGTTGTTCGGGATCGACTATTTCCCGGAGCGGCCGGTCTCGGCGATCGCCAGGAGCGGCGGCGAATTCCGGCTGTCGACCTCGCACGACGAGATCCGCACAGGGAAGGTCGTGCTCGCCGCCGGCAACGCTAACCAGACGCTTGCACCGATGGTCGGCCTGTCGGCGCCGATGGGCCCGACCCGCGGCCAGATCGTGGTGACCGAGCGCACCATGCCGTTCCTGCCGCATCCGTTGACCACCATTCGGCAGACCGACGAAGGCACGGTGATGATTGGAGACAGCAAGGAAGAGCAACTCGACGATCGCACGCTGAATCATTCGGTCAGCGCCGTGATGGCGGATCGGGCGCAACGCATGTTCCCCCATCTGGCGCGTCTGAACGTCGTGCGGACCTGGTCCGGCATCCGCGTGATGCCGCAGGATGGCTTCCCGATCTACGATCAGTCGGAGAGTGCGCCGGGCGCTTTCGTCACCTGCTGTCATTCCGGTGTGACGCTCGCCTCCAACCACGCCTTCGATATTGCCCGGATGGTGGCGACGGGCGCGCTCGAACCGGAGCTCGTCGGCGCGTTCTCGGCCCGTCGCTTCGACGCGAGTCACGCCGCGACAAGCAGTGGCTACTACTGA